TCTGTCGAATATGCGTCTACAGCCAGACTGTTCGAAAAGCCGCTACATCCTTACACGGGTGGTCTACTCCAGGCGGTGCCGAGAGTGGGAAGAACAGATGAACTCAAGGCAATAAAGGGGACTGTTCCCGATCTGGTGAATCCTCCGTCCGGCTGCCGATTCCATCCGAGGTGTCCGCACGCGATGGATATCTGCAAAGTTGAAAGACCCCCATTTGTGGAGATCGAGCCCGATCATTACGTTGCCTGCTATCTATTCAAAGGAAAGAGCGAGGTGAGAGAAGATGGCTGAGACCTTGATCAAGATCAAGAACCTGAAGACTTACTTCCCGGTGAAGAAGTCGATCTTCTCGAAGAAGCGATTTGTCAGAGCTGTAGACGACGTAAATATGGACATTCCAACTGGGTCAACCTTTGCCGTGGTCGGAGAGTCGGGCTCGGGAAAGACGACTCTTGCCAGAACTGTTTTGAGGCTTATCGAGCCGACCTCAGGTGAGATAGAATTCGAGGGAAAGGACATACTTGGACTCAAGGGCAAGGACCTGCTCGAAGTGAGAAGAAATATGCAGATCGTCTTCCAGGACCCGTACAATTCGCTTCATCCCAGAAAACTGATTAAGAACATAATTGGGGAAGGGATGAAGATTCATTTCAAGATCACCGACATCGAAATAAGAGACAGGATAGCGGCCGTTTTGAAAGAAGTAGGGCTGATAGACGATCACATGTATAGATATGCACATGAGTTCTCTGGTGGGCAACGCCAGAGAATAGCATTTGCGAGAGCTATGGTTCTCAAACCGAAGTTCATCGTCCTTGACGAGCCGACCTCGGCGCTGGATGTCTCCGTTCAGGCAATGGTTCTCAAAATGATGAAGGAAATAAAGGTCCAAGAGAATCTTACGTATATGTTCATAACACACAATCTATCTCTTGTGGATTATATAGCCGACAGAGTGGCCGTTATGTATGTCGGTGAAGTAGTTGAGATGGGAGACAAGAGTACGATCTTCAAACATCCCTCTCACCCATACACTGATCTGTTAATGGCTTCCAACCCCGTCCCGGATCCGAAGTTCGTAAGGGAAAAGCGGCTACTGAAGGGTGAGATACCCAGTTCGATTGATCCGCCATCGGGCTGTAGATTCCATAACAGATGTCCATTTGCCGATGAACGGTGCGAGAGGGAAGCACCTGAATTGAGGGAGATAAAACCCGGTCATTTTGTAAGGTGCCACTATCCCCTCTGAGTTCTTAAGACTACTTACTGTGAGGCATGTCCCTAGAGGCATGCCTTTTTTAATACTTGCTATTCTGATACCTTGATCTTTGATTTCTGGACTATAAGTACCCCAAGAAGAATCGCGCCCATCGCCAGAATCATGAGAAAGTTGATCTTTTCATCCAAGAAGATGGCTCCCAATGAGACGGCAACTAGAGGATTGATATAGGCGTAAGTACCCGCCTTTGTTGCAGGCCACTTCTGAAGAAGATAAATGTAGCTGCTGTAGGCAACCAAGGACCCGAAAACAACGAGATAAGCGATTGCCAGAACCGAATTCATAGAGAACGTTACTCTTGAGAATTCACCGGTTATTGCAGAAACGAACATCAGCCCAACACCGCCTGCAAACATTTGAATCCCGATATTTGACACTATCGAACTGTTCCCCTTGAAGGTTTTTGAGAGTACCGTTCCAATAGACCAGAGGAAGCTCGCAGAGAGAAGCATCAGTATCCCGGCGATGTCGATAGAAATACCGTGTTCGGCCGGAATTAGAAGAAAGTAGACACCAAAGAACCCTAGAAGAAGGCCAAAAAGAGCCTTCAACGTCAAGCGTGTCGTTCTTATGAAAAAATGCTCCAGCACGCCGGCAAAGATAGGTATAGTTGCCATCATGAGAGAGGCGACACCAGAATCTACCCACTGTTCCGCGAAGACTACGAGTCCGTTCCCGCCAAGTAGCATAAACAAACCGATAAGCGACAATCTCGAGAACTCTCTCATGCTTGCCGGAAAGGCGTATCCCCTGATTCTCGAGAAAGCAATCATGATCAAACCAGCTATGAGGAACCTAACGCCAGCAAAGAACATCGGCGGCATTCCCTCAACACCGATCTTTATGGCCAGATAGGTCGATCCCCAGAAAAAACTGACGAGAGCATAAGCGAGGATCGCCATTCCATCTCCACTTTTCTTCAACACACGACCTCTATCTTCCAAATGGAAATTGGAGTAATGATCGAATTATCCAACAATATTCATTCAAAAACAATACGGTTTCGAAACTTTTCCGAAAAAAAGGACTGTAATGGGAAGCCCATCACGGGATGACAGTCTTTTGTTGCTTTGATTGCCTCGCGTGATTCTGGCAAGCATCTCCATCTATGGCGTGAAGAAGGCTAATAAAGGCCATCTGATCAGAACCAACTCATTTTGTCATCCTGAAGCGCTCCTGTTCAGGATCCGGACTTTATAAAGACCGTGGTCGGGGGTAGCGGGTCGGTGGTAGGAAAGAGCGAAGTGAAACCGGTTCGCCGTTGAGCGGTTCCCCGTTCTCCGAAAAGAACAGTTGCAAGTTGTGAGTTGCATGTGAGAATAGATTCGATCCAAACGGATGTAGGGGCGTGCGGCTGCACGCCCGCTGTCAACAACGATCAGTCTTCCCAAGGATGAGATCGTCCTCTTCAATAGTTTAACGAACCGAATTCTGGGCAGAATCATGTCTGAATAACGCAAAGAATGTCATCCCGAACTCTTTTCGGGATCTGGGCTTACGCAAGTGGTCAGAGGTAGCAGGTTGGGGGTTGGAAGAGCAAAAGATACTGGTTCACCGTTGAATGGTTGTCTGTTCTCCGAATAAACAACCTGTTCTTCGTTCAAGAGCAAGGATCTGTTCTTCGTTCTTGGTTGAAACCGTGAAGCAATAAAATCGAGATTCCGACCAGGAGCTTTGTCTGAATGACGGAATCTAGCCTTTTCGGAATAACGATATGTTGGTATCCCACGGAGCTTGCCCTGATTAGCCTGCCCCAATATAATCCTGTTTGGGGCTCCTGTTTGGTGCCTCTGTTTAGGGTCATCCCGAACTAGTTTCGGGATCTGGTTTTGCGATCTCGGCAGGGGACGGAGGACTGTTGACGGACAACATGGTTTAATAAGCGTTCAGCGGGTTCTCAGCTTTTCAGCGCGCAGCGGTTCTTATGCTTGCAACTTGGAACAGACAACTTGCAACTGCTCTTCGAAGGACCGGTTCATGATTGAGGGAAACGAATGAAGTCTACTGAAACAGCTGAACGGCTGCAGGTTCTTATTTCTCCAGCGGTTCCTCCCTGAAATCAAAGCCTTCTTCAATCAATTCAGTACAAGCATTCACAATACTTGAATCGAAGCAGGTACCCGATTTGCTATGTATCTCTTCAAGGGCTGCCTCTACTTTGTGGGCAGGTCTGTAGGGTCTATGAGAAGTCATGGCATCAACTACGTCGACGACGGCAATAATTCTGGCCTCAACGCATATTTCACTTCCCTTGAGTTTGCCAGGATAACCGGAACAGTCAAGCCTTTCGTGGTGCTGGCGAACAATTTCTGCTACCGGCCAGGGAAGTCGAGCATTCTTGAGAATGTTGTAACCGACGATGCTGTGCTCTTGAATCAAACTGTATTCCTCTTCATTCAAAGAGCCTGGCTTAGACAGGATTTCGGCTGGTATAGCTATTTTACCAATATCATGAAGCAGTCCGGCAATCTTAACAGCTTCAATTCTTGAGTCATCAAGGCCGATTTTCTCAGCTATTTTGGAGGACAGTCGGCTTACATTACGATGATGATGTCCGCTATAGGGGTCTCTGGCAGTCAGAATATCCGAAACCACGGTGATAATAGAGTAGAAGGCTTCAGTTATTCTTTCTGCTGATTCCTGCCTTTCCGTGACATCACGAGCTATTCCTTCAAGAGCGATAAGCTTTCCATCATCATCGAAAACTCGTACATTTTGCTGCTCTATCCAGATTATCTTTCCATCCTTCCGCATCCATCTCAATGTAAGGGGCTCACTTTGGTTCGATGAATGGCTGTCGTTCATTAAATTCAACAGCCTGGCTTCATCTTCGGGATGAACGATTTTGGAAATTAGATCGGGATCTTTGTAGAACTCGCAGGGAAAATACCCGGTAATGCGAGACGATGAAGGACTGACATAACTGAAGCCCTCTTTTTCATTCAGTTCGTACCTGTAAATGAGGTCTTTGGCATTTTCAGCCAGCAACCTGAACTTCTTCTCACTTTCGACCAAAGCCTTTTCTGCCCTTTCCTTGGCCAGCTTGATCTCCTTTTTCTCCATTGCCTCGACGACCGCGTATGGCAGTCTGGCCATATGTTCCTTTATTACATAATCTACCGCACCGGCCTTCATGCATTCGGCCGCCGTGTCTTCGTTCATGGAACCCGTAAGTATTATCACTGGAATCTCAGGCGCCTTTTCCAGAACGAGCTCGATCACTCTCATCCCATCGAAGGTCGGCATCATGTAGTCGGAGATTACAAGATCCGGACGGAACGCCTCCAGTTTCTCAACGAAATCTTGTTCAGTATCAACGACTGAAACCTCATCTCCGGGAATACCCTGGAGATTTTCCTTCTAGCCAGGTCTACGTCAGTGTGCAGATCCTCTGCGAAAAGGATCCTTATTCTCGCGTCCTTACTCATCCTTCGCCAAACCTTGATGGAAGCCTGTTAAGCACCAACCAGTAATCGTTCATCTGTCTCAAAGACTCAATGAAGTTTTCGAAATTCACGGGCTTCACTATATAACTGTTCGCCCCGAGTTTGTAGGATTCTTCGATATCCGTCTCTTGTGTAGAAGAGGTCAGAACTACTACCGGTATTAGACTCGTTCTCGGATCTTTCTTAATCTCTCGTAAGACCTCTATACCACTGACCTTAGGAAGTTTCAAATCCAGTAAGATCACTTTTGGAGAATTGCTGACACTACGGTCGCTGTACTTGCCAAGCGCAAATATGAAATCGAGAGCTTCCTCACCATCTTCGGCGACCACAATATTGTTAGCCAGTTTACTTTTTTTAAGTGCTCTAAGGGTAAGTTCTATGTCCTCGGGGTTGTCTTCTACCAGAAGTATCTCTACTACGCTATCGGTCATGCTTTCACCTCTCGGGTATAGAAAAATAGAAGGTCGCCCCGTGGTCTTCTTCCCCCTCGGCTCTGACGAAACCCCCATGTCTGTGAATGATTCTCTGAACAATCGAAAGTCCGACACCCGTTCCTTCAAAATCCTTTGAACTATGTAGCCTTTGAAAAACTTCGAAGAGTTTGCTTTCGTATTTCTGGTTGAACCCGACACCGTTGTCCTTTACATAATAAGTGTTTACTCCATTTTCTGAATAACCGGCGACCTCTATTGCTATAAGCTCTCTAGAGGCAGAAAATTTTAGCGCGTTTGAAAGCAGGTTAACCCAAACCTGCTTCATCATAACTGCGTCTCCGTAGGCCTCAGGCAGATTCTCTAGAGTGAATTTAACCTTATCGCGGAGTTCTACAGAGATGACTTCGTGAAAGATAGAATTCACCATGCTGGTCATGTCAATCTTTGATTTGACAAGTTCAGTTCTATTTAGCCTGGATAAAGCCAGCAAATCAATAATTAGCTGATCCATCTTCTTTATGTTGCGCTTTATTACTCCAAAGAGTCTCAGGCCTTCACTGTCGAGGATATCGGCATAGTCCTCCTCAATTATTCTGGAATAACCGTCTACTGCTCTTAGAGGAGCCCTCAAGTCGTGCGAAACTGAGAAGGCAAAGGCTTCTAATTCCTTGTTGACGGCCTCCAGCTGTGTGGTCCTTTCAGCTACCCTTGCTTCGAGTTCAACATTCATCCGTTCCACTTTTTCCTGGTAGGTTCGGATCTTTGTGATGTCGTGAAGAATCTGCAGCTTCGATATACTTCCGTCGTCATTGATAACAGGAATGCTTATCACTTCACAGATGCGGCCACTTTTTTCGAACCTGCATTCCCATCTTGCCGGTTGACTAGAAGAAGCACTGTCGATTCTGCACCAGGGACAAGGAGCTTTGAGTCCTTGAAAGAACTCAAAACACTTCTTATTCTCTATGAGACCATACTCCTTAATCAATGCGGGATTCGCGTAATCGATGTAATAGCTCTTGTTTATCATGTAAATGCCTTCGGGAATGTAGTTCAGAATTTTATGAAGCTTCTTTCTTTCTATCTCGAGCTTCCTCTCGGCATTTTTCTGATCGGTAATGTCCCTGGCAAAAACCGATATCCCTTCTCCTAACGGATAGATATTGATCTCGAGTGTTTTGGTCTTTCCCCCATGCTTATATTCAAAGACAGCAGATTCCGCTTTCCCTTTCAGAAGAACCCGCCGGTATGACGCCATCGCCTTCGCAGTAGTGGCATCTTCGGAGAAGACATCCGTTACATGCTTCCCTATCACATCCGCGGAACTGATTCCAGTAATTTCCTCACAGGCCTTGTTCCAGTATATGTATTTCAGATTTTTGTCGAGTGCATAGAGCATATCTGTTACGCTTCCTGTGACTTTCGCGAGAAGTTCCTTCACTTCAAATCGCTGCCTCTCTCGCAACTTTTCTTGCGTAACATCAAAAGCGTATATTCTTGCTCTTTCGGTATCTGGAATTGGACTGAGTGATAAAAAAAAGATGCTCTTTCCAATTGTCTTTTCGTAGTTCACAGGGAGAGGTTCTTTCGACTCCCACATATGCTGAGGGATCTCTTCGGGTAGAAATACACCCGGATCTTTCAATCCATTTGAGTTCAGAACATCTGTAGCTGCTGCATTCCTGTAGATTATGCTTCCGTTGATGTCAACATCGAGGATAGGGTTTACATTCTTATCGATCTCCGTGGAAAACCGTAAGTCGTTCTCTCGCGAATCAGATTCAGTCCTTTCGTGAATCATGAGAACCCCCTGATTGTTGGATGAAATTGTATGACTACTGCAAATGACAAAGGAATTATAGCATTTCGCATGTTGTCAACATCACTGAAAATGACTCATACATTGTTCATGTCTTGAGATGAAATCTGACTTTGAGAGATCTCTCTGCTACCGAAGTCGCACTAGAAATGTCGAAGCATTTTAACTAATCGGTCATGGAAATGAGCTCAAAGGATCTTTTGCAAAACACGAAGGAATCAATAGGGGGAAGTAACTTGCCAGTCACTTCTAGTAACCGGTCGCTGTCTTTGGCAGAGACCAGTTCCAACTTTGCTGAACAAACAGCTAAATGGAGAGTATGGAACGTAAGACTGGGCATCACTTCCCGACGAAGTGGGCATTGAGACTTGGCGTGGTCTAAACCGTTTCTGATAACCCGCTCCTCCTAACCGATTTTCATAACCCGTTCCTGGTCGTGGCTCTTTCACCGCGCAGCTGAACTGGCCAGGCGTAGCCTGACTGGCCTCGCTAAAGGTGAGACCGGCTACTCTTGTCTCTTGCGAAACAGCCTCACTTCCCC
This region of Mesotoga sp. BH458_6_3_2_1 genomic DNA includes:
- a CDS encoding ABC transporter ATP-binding protein, with the protein product MAETLIKIKNLKTYFPVKKSIFSKKRFVRAVDDVNMDIPTGSTFAVVGESGSGKTTLARTVLRLIEPTSGEIEFEGKDILGLKGKDLLEVRRNMQIVFQDPYNSLHPRKLIKNIIGEGMKIHFKITDIEIRDRIAAVLKEVGLIDDHMYRYAHEFSGGQRQRIAFARAMVLKPKFIVLDEPTSALDVSVQAMVLKMMKEIKVQENLTYMFITHNLSLVDYIADRVAVMYVGEVVEMGDKSTIFKHPSHPYTDLLMASNPVPDPKFVREKRLLKGEIPSSIDPPSGCRFHNRCPFADERCEREAPELREIKPGHFVRCHYPL
- a CDS encoding EamA family transporter encodes the protein MKKSGDGMAILAYALVSFFWGSTYLAIKIGVEGMPPMFFAGVRFLIAGLIMIAFSRIRGYAFPASMREFSRLSLIGLFMLLGGNGLVVFAEQWVDSGVASLMMATIPIFAGVLEHFFIRTTRLTLKALFGLLLGFFGVYFLLIPAEHGISIDIAGILMLLSASFLWSIGTVLSKTFKGNSSIVSNIGIQMFAGGVGLMFVSAITGEFSRVTFSMNSVLAIAYLVVFGSLVAYSSYIYLLQKWPATKAGTYAYINPLVAVSLGAIFLDEKINFLMILAMGAILLGVLIVQKSKIKVSE
- a CDS encoding HD domain-containing phosphohydrolase — protein: MPGDEVSVVDTEQDFVEKLEAFRPDLVISDYMMPTFDGMRVIELVLEKAPEIPVIILTGSMNEDTAAECMKAGAVDYVIKEHMARLPYAVVEAMEKKEIKLAKERAEKALVESEKKFRLLAENAKDLIYRYELNEKEGFSYVSPSSSRITGYFPCEFYKDPDLISKIVHPEDEARLLNLMNDSHSSNQSEPLTLRWMRKDGKIIWIEQQNVRVFDDDGKLIALEGIARDVTERQESAERITEAFYSIITVVSDILTARDPYSGHHHRNVSRLSSKIAEKIGLDDSRIEAVKIAGLLHDIGKIAIPAEILSKPGSLNEEEYSLIQEHSIVGYNILKNARLPWPVAEIVRQHHERLDCSGYPGKLKGSEICVEARIIAVVDVVDAMTSHRPYRPAHKVEAALEEIHSKSGTCFDSSIVNACTELIEEGFDFREEPLEK
- a CDS encoding response regulator, whose translation is MTDSVVEILLVEDNPEDIELTLRALKKSKLANNIVVAEDGEEALDFIFALGKYSDRSVSNSPKVILLDLKLPKVSGIEVLREIKKDPRTSLIPVVVLTSSTQETDIEESYKLGANSYIVKPVNFENFIESLRQMNDYWLVLNRLPSRFGEG
- a CDS encoding PAS domain S-box protein, whose product is MIHERTESDSRENDLRFSTEIDKNVNPILDVDINGSIIYRNAAATDVLNSNGLKDPGVFLPEEIPQHMWESKEPLPVNYEKTIGKSIFFLSLSPIPDTERARIYAFDVTQEKLRERQRFEVKELLAKVTGSVTDMLYALDKNLKYIYWNKACEEITGISSADVIGKHVTDVFSEDATTAKAMASYRRVLLKGKAESAVFEYKHGGKTKTLEINIYPLGEGISVFARDITDQKNAERKLEIERKKLHKILNYIPEGIYMINKSYYIDYANPALIKEYGLIENKKCFEFFQGLKAPCPWCRIDSASSSQPARWECRFEKSGRICEVISIPVINDDGSISKLQILHDITKIRTYQEKVERMNVELEARVAERTTQLEAVNKELEAFAFSVSHDLRAPLRAVDGYSRIIEEDYADILDSEGLRLFGVIKRNIKKMDQLIIDLLALSRLNRTELVKSKIDMTSMVNSIFHEVISVELRDKVKFTLENLPEAYGDAVMMKQVWVNLLSNALKFSASRELIAIEVAGYSENGVNTYYVKDNGVGFNQKYESKLFEVFQRLHSSKDFEGTGVGLSIVQRIIHRHGGFVRAEGEEDHGATFYFSIPER